One region of Polynucleobacter paneuropaeus genomic DNA includes:
- the mrdA gene encoding penicillin-binding protein 2: MVSFKKPNLDSFQKRIHIATLFVTVCFLLLATRLVWLQLIQHGRYSLLAENNRIALVPAPANRGLVIDRSGIVIGRNYSALTLEVNAEEVKGNVDELINQLSEVIQISPRDRRNFKRSLEDSRNMGTFPLRSMLNENETARFMANRYRFPGVDIRARSFREYPYNELASHLIGYIGRVSQKDKERMQAEIGDAKADDPDALQTSFLPGIQYVGKIGLEQKYEGVLRGVPGYDQVEITAGGRPVRTLSSSPSIPGKNIVLSVDIKLQYLVEQLYGNFRGAFVAIEPQTGDVLAFVSKPNFNPNDFVEGIDAVTWKELNDSPSKPLYNRPLKGIYPPGSTYKPFMALAALENKKRTPSQTIFDPGYFDFGNHTFRDDKNGGHGTVDMQKSIVESCDTYYYMLARDMGVDMIAKFMKPLGFGQITGIDLEGEARGVLPSTDWKKNTFKKPEQQKWYEGETISLGIGQGYNAFTILQLAHAIANVANNGVVMKPHLVKAIEDPFTRHRELTTPKESYRIDLNPENIAVIKNAMIEVNRSGTSAAAFQGAGYVAGGKTGTAQVFSLNSKEYKHGATAEFLRDHALFIAFAPADKPTIVIAMVVENAGFGAQYAAPIARKALDYYIDGKWPKEVPEWKRAP; encoded by the coding sequence ATGGTTTCTTTCAAAAAACCCAATCTCGATTCATTTCAAAAGCGCATTCATATTGCGACTTTGTTTGTGACAGTTTGTTTTTTGCTATTAGCTACTCGATTAGTTTGGTTGCAACTGATTCAACATGGCAGATACTCACTACTTGCTGAAAATAACCGAATTGCTTTAGTACCGGCACCAGCCAATCGTGGCCTTGTCATTGATCGCTCAGGAATTGTGATTGGCCGAAACTACTCAGCACTCACACTTGAAGTCAATGCAGAGGAAGTGAAAGGTAATGTTGATGAGTTAATTAATCAATTATCTGAAGTGATCCAGATTTCTCCACGCGATCGTCGCAACTTCAAGCGCTCACTTGAAGACTCTCGCAATATGGGTACCTTTCCCTTGCGATCTATGCTCAATGAGAATGAGACGGCCCGCTTTATGGCTAATCGTTATCGTTTTCCAGGTGTGGATATTCGTGCACGTAGTTTTCGTGAGTATCCGTATAACGAATTAGCCTCTCATTTAATTGGTTATATTGGGCGTGTCTCGCAAAAAGATAAAGAACGGATGCAAGCTGAGATCGGCGATGCCAAAGCAGATGATCCCGATGCACTACAAACTTCCTTCTTACCAGGCATTCAATATGTTGGAAAGATTGGCTTAGAACAAAAGTATGAAGGCGTTTTGCGCGGGGTTCCGGGTTACGATCAAGTTGAAATTACTGCGGGCGGTAGGCCAGTTCGTACCTTATCTAGTTCGCCCTCTATTCCAGGAAAAAATATTGTTCTATCGGTCGATATCAAGTTGCAATACTTGGTTGAGCAGCTCTATGGCAATTTCCGGGGTGCATTTGTGGCGATCGAACCACAAACGGGTGACGTCTTGGCTTTTGTCTCAAAGCCCAATTTCAATCCCAATGACTTTGTTGAAGGAATTGATGCAGTCACCTGGAAAGAGCTTAATGACTCTCCATCTAAGCCCCTCTATAACCGCCCCTTAAAGGGAATTTATCCGCCTGGGTCAACCTATAAACCCTTCATGGCTTTAGCAGCACTAGAGAATAAAAAACGTACGCCCTCACAAACCATTTTTGATCCAGGTTATTTTGATTTTGGTAACCATACCTTCCGCGACGATAAAAATGGTGGTCATGGTACGGTGGATATGCAAAAGTCGATCGTTGAATCTTGCGATACCTACTACTACATGCTCGCACGCGATATGGGCGTAGATATGATTGCGAAGTTTATGAAGCCACTGGGCTTTGGGCAAATCACCGGCATCGATCTAGAAGGCGAAGCTAGAGGCGTATTACCTTCTACGGATTGGAAAAAAAACACCTTCAAAAAACCAGAGCAACAGAAATGGTATGAAGGCGAAACGATTTCTTTGGGTATTGGACAAGGCTATAACGCATTCACGATTTTGCAATTGGCACATGCAATCGCTAACGTTGCCAATAATGGCGTAGTCATGAAACCCCATTTAGTCAAAGCGATTGAAGATCCCTTTACACGTCATCGTGAGCTCACAACACCCAAGGAAAGTTATCGGATCGATCTCAATCCAGAAAATATTGCCGTCATCAAAAATGCCATGATTGAAGTAAATCGCTCTGGTACCTCTGCGGCAGCATTTCAGGGGGCCGGTTATGTTGCAGGCGGGAAGACGGGAACGGCACAAGTGTTTAGTCTGAATTCAAAAGAGTACAAACATGGTGCTACCGCTGAATTCTTAAGAGATCATGCTTTGTTCATCGCTTTTGCTCCCGCTGACAAGCCTACGATTGTGATTGCGATGGTGGTAGAGAATGCGGGCTTTGGTGCGCAGTACGCTGCTCCCATCGCACGCAAAGCACTCGATTACTACATTGATGGCAAATGGCCTAAAGAGGTTCCCGAATGGAAAAGAGCCCCCTAA